The DNA window ATAAAGGGCATGACAAGCGAATAGTCGCACTGCAGGCTCTCCGTCGCCTCGGTATAAGTGTCCTTATCGACCTTGCCCCAGGTGACGGCCTCGGCTGGGAAACAGCTCGACAGCGACCCGTCGGTCACCGGCGCGGTGACGATCTGGACATCGAAATTGTAGCCACGTACATTCGGCAGGCCGAGGATCTGACCCAGCGCCGGCTCCGGCTGCAGGTTGTAATTTTTCGGCACGCCGCCGCCGAGAATCAGGGTCGCCAGTGCTCCCACCGGATTCTGGAAAATGCCCCAGTAGTGATAGGCGCAAGCCTCAAAGACTTCGGCATGGAGATCGAGATCGAAGTTGTAATCCTCAATCAGCCCGGCCTGCTTCATGGCCCAAAGCTTCATAGAATTCAAGAAGACGCTGCCGTCGCCCGGAGCGCCCACAAAAATCGGAATCGCCAACCGTTCACAAGTGGCCAGCAGACCTTCGCTCGCCCCATTCGCCTGCTCCTGCGCTGCATAGAAGCGGCCCAGGATGTTACGCATCTCCGTGCCCGTCATCTTCCGTTGGAACTCAGGGCGCTGCAACATCGCGGTCAGGAAGCGATCCTGATCAAACAGCACGTCCTCATCAAAGGCCATGTCTGTCACGCGAATCGTCTTGTCATCGCGTAAAGCCGCATCGTCGCCAAAAATCGGCACCTCATGCACCGGATTCTTGTGCCCGTTCAAGCTGCGATGACCATCGTGGTAACAGACCGCATCTGTTGTGGACAAATAGGCAATCCACCCGGTCTCCAGCAGCGGCTGGAGCCAGGTCTGGTGCTGACCACTCACCGTGATCGGCCCGGCAATCGAAAGCGTGAACGGGCAGCCCATGCCAATTGCGGTGTCGAGAATCGTATACACACGCCGCAGAAAAGCGCCGCCAAAAGCAGGCAGGCAACTGAGGAAGACATCATGCAGGCTGTCGCACTCGTCGACGCGCTTGGTCAGGACGGTACGTTTTTCGGGATGGTGGTGGCTCATAAGTTAACTACGGTCGTGAGACGCTCAAACATTTCCTGAAGCAATGGGGTTTGCGGATAAGGATGACCATGATACTGACGGAAGCCTTCCGCATAGGCAA is part of the Bryobacter aggregatus MPL3 genome and encodes:
- a CDS encoding deoxyhypusine synthase family protein, whose protein sequence is MSHHHPEKRTVLTKRVDECDSLHDVFLSCLPAFGGAFLRRVYTILDTAIGMGCPFTLSIAGPITVSGQHQTWLQPLLETGWIAYLSTTDAVCYHDGHRSLNGHKNPVHEVPIFGDDAALRDDKTIRVTDMAFDEDVLFDQDRFLTAMLQRPEFQRKMTGTEMRNILGRFYAAQEQANGASEGLLATCERLAIPIFVGAPGDGSVFLNSMKLWAMKQAGLIEDYNFDLDLHAEVFEACAYHYWGIFQNPVGALATLILGGGVPKNYNLQPEPALGQILGLPNVRGYNFDVQIVTAPVTDGSLSSCFPAEAVTWGKVDKDTYTEATESLQCDYSLVMPFIVKALLDNRAYYAKKAEEVGEEHLFAHNPKARGYLRPKTGYRLFEKREEIVKSLREAVQLNHEWLREGLDYPLALR